The following are from one region of the Vibrio hyugaensis genome:
- the rpe gene encoding ribulose-phosphate 3-epimerase, translating to MKDFLIAPSILSADFARLGEDVEKVLAAGADVVHFDVMDNHYVPNLTFGAPICKALRDYGITAPIDVHLMVKPVDRIIPDFAKAGASMITFHVEASEHVDRTLQLIKEHGCKAGVVLNPATPLSHLEFIMDKVDLILLMSVNPGFGGQSFIPHTLDKLRAVRKMIDESGRDIRLEIDGGVKVDNIREIAEAGADMFVAGSAIFGQPDYKQVIDQMREELAKAK from the coding sequence ATGAAAGATTTTCTTATTGCTCCATCCATTTTATCGGCTGATTTTGCTCGTCTCGGTGAAGACGTAGAAAAAGTACTCGCAGCGGGTGCGGATGTGGTGCATTTCGATGTGATGGATAACCACTACGTACCAAACCTGACTTTTGGTGCCCCAATCTGTAAAGCGCTTCGTGACTATGGCATCACGGCTCCAATCGATGTTCACCTAATGGTGAAACCTGTAGACCGCATCATCCCGGACTTCGCGAAAGCGGGTGCATCGATGATTACCTTCCACGTTGAAGCATCAGAGCACGTTGACCGCACATTACAGTTGATTAAAGAGCATGGCTGTAAAGCGGGTGTGGTACTTAATCCTGCTACGCCGTTGTCACACCTTGAATTCATCATGGATAAAGTTGATCTAATTCTTCTAATGTCAGTAAACCCTGGCTTTGGTGGCCAATCATTCATCCCTCATACGCTGGATAAATTGCGCGCAGTACGCAAGATGATTGATGAGTCTGGCCGTGACATTCGCCTTGAAATCGATGGCGGTGTGAAAGTCGATAATATTCGTGAAATCGCAGAAGCGGGCGCAGATATGTTCGTTGCAGGCTCTGCGATTTTCGGTCAGCCAGATTACAAGCAAGTGATCGACCAAATGCGTGAAGAGCTAGCAAAAGCAAAATAA
- the rpsF gene encoding 30S ribosomal protein S6 → MRHYEIVFMVHPDQSEQVAGMIERYTGSITEAGGKIHRLEDWGRRQLAYPINKLHKAHYVLMNVEADQAVIDELETAFRFNDAVLRNMIMRTKAAITEQSIMLKQKEERAERAPRREERAEAKPEAAAE, encoded by the coding sequence ATGCGTCATTACGAAATCGTATTCATGGTGCACCCTGATCAAAGCGAGCAAGTTGCTGGCATGATCGAGCGTTACACTGGTTCAATCACTGAAGCTGGCGGTAAAATCCACCGTCTAGAAGACTGGGGCCGTCGTCAACTGGCTTACCCAATCAACAAGCTTCACAAAGCTCACTACGTTCTAATGAACGTTGAAGCTGACCAAGCTGTAATCGATGAGCTAGAAACTGCTTTCCGTTTCAACGATGCAGTTCTACGTAACATGATCATGCGTACTAAAGCGGCTATCACTGAGCAATCTATCATGCTTAAGCAGAAAGAAGAGCGTGCAGAGCGTGCTCCTCGTCGCGAAGAGCGTGCTGAAGCTAAGCCAGAAGCAGCTGCTGAGTAA